A genomic segment from Rubrobacter tropicus encodes:
- the gnd gene encoding phosphogluconate dehydrogenase (NAD(+)-dependent, decarboxylating): MTEAKREYGVVGLGRMGGNLARQAMDKGMRVVGFTRHSAPEDMVEAGLVEIHTLAEFKEQLAPPRVVFLYIPAGPVVDTLLDDLAAELEGGDILVDGGNSYWGDSIRRHRRLSERGIQFVDLGTSGGVDGARNGACFMAGGEPEAMARVEPMLLDLAIDDGYVHAGPPGAGHFTKLVHNGIEFGMLQAIGEGVDLLTHYRDDLDIAEVLRCWRHGSVVRSWLIDLLEEAYRSNGVKDIPSYVDDTGEVNWLVDDALHMEVPVPVISQAVMQLFASRDDEKNWARAIAMMRHGFGGHAYGHSDAVVQERRTGRIGGFPAS; the protein is encoded by the coding sequence ATGACGGAAGCGAAGAGGGAGTACGGTGTAGTTGGTCTGGGCCGGATGGGCGGCAACCTCGCCAGGCAGGCCATGGACAAGGGGATGCGCGTGGTCGGTTTTACGCGCCACAGCGCGCCGGAGGACATGGTCGAGGCCGGGCTCGTCGAGATCCACACCCTGGCAGAGTTCAAGGAGCAGCTCGCCCCCCCGCGGGTGGTCTTTCTCTACATCCCGGCCGGCCCTGTGGTCGACACGCTACTCGACGACCTGGCCGCCGAGCTCGAAGGCGGGGATATCCTCGTGGATGGCGGCAACTCATACTGGGGGGACTCGATCCGGCGCCACCGGCGCCTGTCGGAGCGGGGCATTCAATTCGTCGACCTCGGGACGAGCGGTGGCGTGGACGGCGCCCGCAACGGCGCCTGCTTTATGGCGGGCGGCGAGCCCGAGGCCATGGCGCGGGTCGAGCCCATGCTGCTCGACCTCGCCATAGATGACGGCTACGTCCACGCCGGGCCTCCGGGAGCCGGGCACTTCACCAAGCTCGTCCACAACGGCATAGAGTTCGGGATGCTCCAGGCCATCGGCGAGGGGGTCGACCTGCTCACGCACTACCGCGACGACCTCGACATCGCCGAAGTCCTGCGTTGCTGGCGGCACGGTTCGGTCGTCAGGTCGTGGCTTATAGACCTTCTGGAAGAAGCCTACCGCTCGAACGGCGTCAAGGACATCCCCTCCTACGTCGACGACACGGGCGAGGTGAACTGGCTCGTCGACGACGCGCTCCACATGGAGGTGCCGGTTCCCGTCATCTCGCAGGCCGTGATGCAACTCTTCGCCTCGCGCGACGACGAGAAGAACTGGGCAAGGGCCATCGCCATGATGCGCCACGGCTTCGGCGGCCACGCCTACGGCCACAGCGACGCCGTGGTCCAGGAGCGCAGGACGGGACGCATCGGCGGCTTCCCGGCAAGCTAG
- a CDS encoding mercuric reductase — MAAQHYDAVVIGSGQGGTPLARELAGSGRKTALIEREHVGGTCINEGCTPTKTMVASAKTAYVDRRSGEFGVRNGLVGVDLAAVRRRKQSIVDSFRDGNQNRLEETRNLDLIFGEASFTGPKTLMVRTDGGSLELDADTIFINAGARPANPPIDGLDAVPALNSTSIMELDELPEHLLVLGGSYVGIEFAQMFRRFGSGVTVVQRSGQLMGREDADVAEKVAEILREDGIEVLLNTQTRLVEQDSGGRVHLRVDTPEGERALEGTHLLVAAGRPPNTEKLSLDAAGIETDRRGFIKVNGRLETNVEGVYALGDIKGGPAFTHISYDDFRVIRANLLDGGDATIADRLVPYTMFIDPQLGRIGLSEREARDRDLEFYVAKIPMTYVARAIEMGETRGFMKAIVDAENGQILGCAVLGVEGGEIMAMIQIAMMGKIPYTTLRDGVFSHPTLAESLNTLFSNVGQRQGAAV, encoded by the coding sequence ATGGCAGCACAGCACTACGACGCCGTGGTGATCGGCTCGGGCCAGGGCGGGACCCCGCTGGCCCGGGAGCTCGCCGGGTCGGGGCGCAAGACGGCCCTGATCGAACGCGAGCACGTCGGCGGCACCTGCATAAACGAGGGCTGCACCCCCACCAAGACGATGGTAGCCAGCGCGAAGACCGCCTACGTGGACCGGCGCTCGGGCGAGTTCGGCGTCCGAAACGGCCTCGTGGGCGTGGACCTGGCCGCCGTGCGCCGGCGCAAGCAGAGCATCGTCGACAGCTTTCGCGACGGCAACCAGAACCGGCTCGAAGAGACGAGAAACCTGGATCTGATATTCGGCGAAGCCAGCTTCACCGGCCCGAAGACGCTGATGGTGCGGACAGACGGCGGATCGCTTGAGTTGGACGCCGATACCATCTTCATCAACGCCGGAGCCCGGCCCGCCAACCCGCCGATAGACGGGTTGGACGCCGTGCCAGCCCTGAACTCCACCTCGATCATGGAGCTCGACGAGCTCCCGGAGCACCTGCTGGTCCTCGGCGGCAGCTACGTCGGGATCGAGTTCGCCCAGATGTTCCGCCGCTTCGGAAGCGGGGTAACCGTCGTGCAGCGCAGCGGCCAGTTGATGGGCCGCGAGGATGCCGACGTGGCCGAGAAGGTAGCGGAGATCCTGCGCGAGGACGGAATCGAGGTCCTCCTCAACACCCAAACCCGGCTCGTAGAGCAGGATAGCGGGGGCAGGGTCCACCTGAGAGTAGACACGCCCGAGGGGGAGCGCGCGCTGGAAGGCACGCACCTCCTCGTAGCCGCCGGCCGCCCGCCGAACACCGAGAAGCTCAGCCTCGACGCCGCCGGCATCGAGACGGACCGGCGCGGGTTTATCAAGGTGAACGGGCGCCTGGAGACGAACGTGGAGGGCGTCTACGCCCTGGGGGACATAAAGGGAGGTCCGGCCTTTACCCACATCTCCTACGACGACTTCCGCGTCATTAGAGCGAACCTGCTCGATGGGGGAGATGCCACTATCGCGGATCGCCTGGTTCCCTACACCATGTTCATCGATCCGCAGCTCGGCCGGATCGGGTTGAGCGAGCGGGAGGCCAGGGACAGGGACCTCGAGTTCTACGTGGCGAAGATACCGATGACCTACGTGGCCCGCGCCATAGAGATGGGCGAGACGCGGGGCTTCATGAAGGCCATCGTAGATGCGGAGAATGGTCAGATACTCGGCTGCGCGGTCCTCGGGGTCGAGGGGGGCGAGATCATGGCGATGATCCAGATAGCCATGATGGGCAAAATCCCTTACACGACCCTGCGGGACGGCGTCTTCTCCCATCCGACCCTCGCCGAGTCGCTCAACACCCTTTTCTCCAACGTCGGGCAGCGGCAGGGAGCCGCGGTGTAG
- a CDS encoding glucose 1-dehydrogenase, with amino-acid sequence MKAVAVFPGKKDTIHLADLPEPNVEDVPGGRGVLVEVLRVGVDGTDKEINAAEYGAAPEGYDVLVTGHESFGRVLEVGPNVRDIAPGDYVVATVRRPGGSIYDRIGTYDMTTDDTYYERGINLRHGYLTERYVDDPEYIVKVPDALEDVGVLLEPTSVVEKGIEQAYEIQRRLKVWRPARAAVVGAGTLGLLATLALRLRGLEVTTLARTAPPTLNSDLVEAVGARYLSTRETPLLEAAGEHGPFDIIFEATGVSGVVFESMEALGKNGVLVLTGISGGDRTVEVPGDRIMLGFVLGNKVAVGSVNANRAYFERGVSDMALAEAQYPGWLGRLLTHRVRGLGNYEEMIRLLTEEKSAIKVFVEVNGQH; translated from the coding sequence ATGAAAGCAGTGGCGGTCTTCCCCGGAAAGAAGGACACCATCCACCTCGCCGACCTGCCGGAGCCGAACGTCGAGGACGTTCCCGGTGGTCGGGGCGTGCTCGTCGAGGTCTTGCGCGTCGGCGTGGACGGTACGGACAAGGAGATCAACGCCGCAGAGTACGGCGCGGCCCCCGAGGGCTACGACGTGCTGGTAACCGGACACGAGTCCTTCGGACGCGTGCTGGAGGTGGGTCCTAACGTGCGCGACATCGCGCCCGGCGACTACGTGGTGGCGACCGTCAGGCGGCCCGGCGGCAGCATCTACGACCGTATAGGCACCTACGACATGACGACAGACGACACGTACTACGAGCGCGGCATCAACCTGCGCCACGGCTACCTGACCGAACGCTACGTCGACGACCCGGAGTACATAGTCAAGGTCCCCGACGCCCTCGAGGACGTGGGCGTTTTGCTTGAGCCGACCAGCGTCGTCGAGAAGGGGATAGAGCAGGCCTACGAGATACAGCGCCGCCTCAAGGTCTGGAGGCCGGCCAGGGCGGCGGTCGTCGGCGCCGGAACCCTCGGGCTGCTCGCGACCCTGGCGTTGAGGTTGCGGGGCCTGGAGGTGACGACGCTCGCCCGGACCGCGCCGCCCACGCTCAACAGCGACCTGGTGGAGGCCGTCGGCGCGCGCTACCTCAGCACCCGCGAGACGCCGCTCCTAGAGGCCGCAGGGGAGCACGGGCCATTCGACATAATCTTCGAGGCGACGGGCGTGAGCGGCGTCGTGTTCGAGAGCATGGAGGCTCTCGGCAAGAACGGCGTGCTGGTGCTGACCGGCATCAGCGGCGGGGATCGCACCGTCGAGGTGCCGGGCGACAGGATCATGCTCGGCTTCGTGCTCGGCAACAAGGTCGCGGTGGGTTCCGTAAACGCCAACCGCGCGTACTTCGAGCGCGGCGTCTCGGACATGGCTCTTGCGGAGGCGCAGTACCCGGGCTGGCTGGGCCGACTGCTCACCCATCGCGTGCGGGGTCTCGGCAACTACGAGGAGATGATCCGCCTGCTCACCGAAGAGAAGAGCGCTATCAAGGTGTTTGTCGAAGTGAACGGCCAACACTGA
- a CDS encoding cation:proton antiporter, whose product MMPEITLTGVFIVAAIAFAVPLGLGLLPAVRVPSVVLEIGAGILVGPAVFGLVEVDLPLRVLALLGLAFLLLLAGLEIDIDHLRGPRLRSAAAGFVISLAVALGIGFGLYAAGLVEAPLLVAIILSATSLGIVIPVLTDAGRAGTTLGQLVIAASSIADFGAIILLSLFFSGDSSGVGSTLFLIGAFVALVVVTGVALGGVEHSRRLSSALRRLQDTSAQIRVRGAFLLLVGLVVVAQLFGLEVILGAFFAGAMLRLLDRDEMMTHAGFHTKLQAVGFGIFIPFFFVTSGIQLDVRALFSGGSALALVPVFLIALLLARGVPAILYRPMVGNRDSLAAGLLQATSLPFIVAATGIGMGLGIMSPAVGAAMVVAGLLSVVLFPLGALMLLRAGPKPAATRDTDQGRPAPIIRQERP is encoded by the coding sequence ATGATGCCAGAGATAACCCTTACAGGAGTTTTCATAGTCGCGGCCATCGCCTTCGCGGTGCCGCTCGGCCTCGGGCTCTTGCCCGCCGTGCGCGTTCCCTCGGTCGTGCTCGAGATCGGGGCCGGCATCCTGGTCGGCCCCGCGGTCTTCGGGCTGGTAGAGGTGGACCTGCCGCTGCGGGTTCTGGCCCTTCTCGGGCTCGCGTTCTTGCTGCTGTTGGCGGGGCTTGAGATCGATATAGACCATCTGCGGGGCCCGAGGCTTCGCAGCGCCGCCGCCGGCTTCGTGATCTCCCTGGCCGTCGCGCTCGGTATCGGTTTCGGGCTCTACGCCGCGGGCCTCGTTGAGGCTCCGCTGCTCGTGGCGATTATCCTGTCCGCGACCTCTCTGGGCATCGTGATCCCGGTGCTGACCGACGCCGGTCGGGCCGGGACCACGCTCGGCCAGCTCGTCATAGCCGCGTCGTCCATAGCCGATTTCGGCGCGATCATACTTCTCAGCCTTTTCTTCTCGGGCGATTCCAGCGGCGTCGGGTCCACCCTGTTCCTGATCGGGGCTTTCGTCGCGCTGGTCGTCGTCACGGGTGTCGCGCTTGGCGGGGTCGAACACTCGCGGCGTCTGAGCTCCGCCCTGCGGAGGCTACAGGATACGAGCGCCCAGATCCGGGTCCGGGGAGCCTTCTTGTTGCTCGTCGGCCTCGTCGTGGTCGCGCAGCTCTTCGGGCTGGAGGTGATCCTGGGCGCCTTCTTCGCCGGGGCGATGCTCAGGTTGCTCGACCGCGACGAGATGATGACCCACGCAGGCTTCCACACCAAGCTCCAGGCGGTCGGCTTCGGCATCTTTATCCCGTTCTTCTTCGTCACCAGTGGCATACAACTCGACGTGCGCGCCCTGTTTTCCGGCGGTTCGGCGCTCGCGCTGGTGCCCGTGTTCCTCATCGCCCTGTTGCTGGCCCGCGGGGTTCCGGCGATCCTCTACAGGCCGATGGTCGGCAACAGGGACTCCCTGGCGGCCGGGCTGCTGCAGGCGACCTCGCTACCGTTCATCGTGGCAGCCACGGGGATTGGGATGGGTCTCGGAATCATGAGCCCCGCGGTCGGGGCGGCCATGGTTGTGGCCGGGCTCCTGTCCGTGGTCCTGTTCCCGCTCGGCGCCCTCATGCTCCTGCGGGCCGGTCCGAAACCGGCGGCGACGCGGGACACGGACCAGGGACGGCCCGCCCCGATTATCCGCCAGGAGCGTCCGTGA
- a CDS encoding glycosyltransferase family 39 protein — translation MARTSDAKRPRGRDAWVFVFAAFVLSRLLFMGVGAFAAATLPQADPAGDPLGPSGFWDYWALWDGAWYSEIATEGYGGREPASTAFFPLYPMLVKVGTVIGGGPALWGVLISLVSALLALFFVYRISEHLFDARAARAATLCLAFFPTAFFLNAVYTESLFLALTTGTLWAALVRRDFLVAGLLGALAAATRNLGVLLLVPLFFEWVRHRRELGARGVLGMTIVPSGLAAYAAYLWARFGEPFVFVRQQGDYWNREASGPLATLRDAWTAAGVGMEYVLDPAALFLGADATPALEASNVLNLGFLVFFLVVALLGLFVLPPGLSVYAAILVLLPVLTPSDRFPLMSLPRFVLGAFPVFLVLGYFLSRSRWTLTAWLVFSGGLGVALTALFVTWRWVA, via the coding sequence ATGGCCCGAACTTCCGACGCTAAACGCCCCCGGGGCCGGGACGCGTGGGTTTTCGTCTTCGCGGCGTTTGTCTTGTCGAGGCTTTTGTTCATGGGCGTCGGCGCCTTCGCCGCGGCAACTCTTCCCCAGGCCGACCCGGCCGGAGACCCCCTGGGACCATCCGGATTCTGGGACTACTGGGCGCTTTGGGACGGGGCCTGGTACTCGGAGATAGCCACGGAAGGCTACGGGGGGCGCGAACCGGCCTCCACGGCGTTCTTTCCGCTCTACCCGATGCTGGTCAAAGTCGGGACCGTTATCGGGGGTGGGCCCGCGTTGTGGGGGGTCCTGATCTCCCTCGTATCGGCCCTCCTCGCGCTGTTCTTCGTTTACCGGATCTCGGAGCACCTGTTCGACGCGCGGGCCGCCCGCGCCGCCACGCTCTGCCTGGCCTTCTTCCCGACCGCGTTCTTCCTGAACGCGGTCTATACGGAGTCGCTCTTTCTGGCGCTGACCACGGGCACCCTGTGGGCCGCCCTCGTGCGGCGGGACTTTCTTGTTGCCGGGCTTCTGGGGGCGCTCGCCGCGGCGACGCGCAACCTCGGCGTCTTGTTGCTGGTGCCGCTCTTTTTCGAGTGGGTGCGGCACCGGCGGGAGCTGGGCGCGCGCGGCGTGCTTGGCATGACCATCGTTCCGTCGGGCCTGGCGGCGTACGCGGCCTACCTGTGGGCGAGGTTCGGGGAGCCGTTCGTCTTCGTCCGGCAACAGGGCGATTACTGGAACAGGGAGGCCTCCGGGCCCCTCGCGACGCTCCGTGACGCCTGGACGGCGGCCGGGGTCGGGATGGAGTACGTGCTGGACCCGGCGGCGCTCTTTCTCGGCGCCGATGCCACGCCGGCGCTCGAAGCCTCTAACGTGCTCAACCTGGGGTTCCTGGTCTTCTTTCTGGTAGTGGCGCTCCTGGGGCTCTTCGTGCTGCCGCCGGGGCTCTCGGTGTACGCCGCCATTCTCGTGCTGTTGCCCGTGCTTACGCCCTCGGACCGGTTCCCGCTTATGAGCCTGCCGCGCTTCGTGCTAGGGGCTTTCCCCGTCTTTCTCGTGCTCGGATATTTTCTGTCGCGGTCCAGGTGGACGCTCACGGCCTGGCTGGTGTTCTCGGGCGGCCTGGGCGTGGCGTTGACGGCGCTCTTCGTCACCTGGCGGTGGGTGGCGTAA
- a CDS encoding MFS transporter, giving the protein MRRPATTFLFVTVFVDMLGYGLVVPLLPFYAGGLANGAFLVGILGSLYAAMQFFGGPFLAGLSDRVGRRPVLVTCLLGASLAYALLGLAGTFAMVVVAVALAGAAAGTQATAQAFMADSTAPEDRAKGLGLLGAAFGLGLMAGPLLGGLLSLQSLQAPAFAASALALLNAAFGLFVLPESLPEGRRTRTALLRLDPFSGLVRTVRMGGTGPLLLAVFLLNLSFAGLLTNFPLFSGARFGWGAAENAFFFAFVGACAVLTQGGLVGRLQKLFGETRLAFGGLALTALSLALVGASPTGWLLYPVVGALAVGAGLAIPALTALLSRRAPAEEQGRLMGGVQAVLSLALISGPLMAGAAFDDLGVPAPYFIGAVLAALALPAVALSLPKGRTAPALDTDVGVPETGRVSGRT; this is encoded by the coding sequence ATGCGCCGCCCCGCGACGACCTTCCTGTTCGTGACGGTCTTCGTGGACATGCTGGGCTACGGCCTCGTGGTCCCGCTCCTGCCTTTCTACGCGGGCGGGCTCGCGAACGGCGCGTTCCTGGTCGGGATACTCGGGTCTCTCTACGCGGCGATGCAGTTCTTCGGCGGGCCCTTCCTCGCCGGCCTCTCCGACCGCGTCGGACGCCGGCCCGTCCTGGTGACCTGCCTCCTCGGCGCCTCCCTCGCGTACGCGCTGCTCGGGCTGGCCGGGACCTTCGCCATGGTCGTGGTCGCCGTGGCGCTCGCCGGGGCCGCGGCCGGGACGCAGGCGACGGCCCAGGCTTTCATGGCGGACAGCACCGCACCAGAGGATCGGGCAAAGGGCCTCGGCCTCCTCGGGGCGGCCTTCGGGCTCGGCCTGATGGCGGGCCCCCTGCTCGGCGGCCTCCTGAGCCTCCAGTCCCTCCAGGCCCCGGCCTTCGCCGCCTCCGCCCTCGCGCTCCTGAACGCGGCCTTCGGCCTCTTCGTCCTGCCGGAGTCCTTGCCCGAAGGCCGCCGCACCCGCACGGCGCTCCTCCGCCTCGACCCGTTCTCCGGGCTCGTCAGGACGGTAAGGATGGGCGGCACGGGCCCGCTCCTCCTCGCCGTCTTCCTCCTGAACCTCTCCTTCGCCGGCCTCCTCACCAACTTCCCGCTCTTCTCCGGCGCGCGCTTCGGGTGGGGGGCTGCGGAGAACGCGTTCTTCTTCGCCTTCGTCGGCGCGTGCGCCGTGCTGACGCAGGGCGGGCTCGTCGGGCGGTTGCAGAAACTTTTCGGCGAGACGAGGCTCGCCTTCGGCGGGCTCGCTCTCACGGCGCTCTCCCTCGCGCTCGTCGGCGCCTCGCCAACCGGGTGGTTGCTCTACCCGGTCGTCGGCGCCCTGGCCGTGGGCGCGGGGCTCGCCATACCGGCCCTCACGGCGCTCCTCTCGCGGCGGGCGCCGGCGGAAGAGCAGGGCCGGCTCATGGGGGGCGTCCAGGCGGTCCTGAGCCTCGCCCTCATCTCAGGCCCGCTAATGGCCGGGGCCGCCTTCGACGACCTCGGCGTCCCGGCGCCGTACTTCATCGGCGCCGTTCTGGCTGCCCTCGCCCTGCCGGCCGTGGCGTTGTCCCTGCCGAAAGGGCGCACGGCACCCGCCCTCGATACGGACGTAGGCGTGCCCGAGACCGGGCGTGTCTCCGGGAGAACATGA
- a CDS encoding 1-acyl-sn-glycerol-3-phosphate acyltransferase, translated as MDHTTGRNALENTHTLPIAAPARTPAREERIRALAEVCVEDLISAFGLGNLGPGAVRSFLEFLSSVPARRLAGQISTYDDIVGESGLPAGGAWALDQMSRGVVVEGADRIPREGPLLVVSNHPGLADAVALFAAMPRNDLRVIAAERPFLSALPNTTRALIPVPDTPNGRPGAARTAARHLRSGGSVITFPGGRIEPDPAVLPGASEALEAWSGSVDVFARLVPGLTVVPAVVSGVISASALRNPIALLRRAPSDRAWLSATLQMLVPALRNVTTRVEFGPPLRAGEGGPVSRRTIEEARRIIERLGAS; from the coding sequence GTGGATCACACAACAGGGAGAAACGCTCTGGAAAACACGCACACGCTGCCCATCGCGGCCCCGGCGCGGACACCGGCCCGCGAAGAGCGCATCCGGGCGCTGGCGGAGGTCTGCGTGGAGGACCTGATCTCCGCTTTCGGGCTGGGGAATCTTGGACCGGGCGCCGTCCGGTCGTTTCTCGAGTTCCTCTCTTCCGTCCCGGCGCGGCGGCTGGCGGGCCAGATCTCGACCTACGACGACATCGTCGGGGAATCGGGCCTTCCGGCGGGCGGTGCCTGGGCCCTGGATCAGATGTCCCGCGGCGTCGTGGTCGAGGGCGCGGACCGCATTCCGCGCGAAGGACCGCTGCTCGTCGTGTCGAACCATCCGGGCCTCGCCGACGCCGTGGCCCTCTTCGCCGCGATGCCGAGGAACGACCTGAGGGTGATCGCCGCCGAACGGCCCTTCCTCTCAGCCCTCCCGAACACCACGCGGGCCCTGATCCCGGTCCCCGACACCCCGAACGGCCGTCCGGGCGCAGCCAGAACGGCGGCCCGCCACCTGCGAAGCGGCGGCTCCGTCATCACGTTCCCCGGCGGCAGGATAGAGCCCGACCCGGCGGTGTTGCCGGGGGCGTCCGAGGCGCTCGAAGCCTGGTCGGGGAGCGTGGACGTGTTCGCCCGGCTCGTCCCGGGCCTCACGGTCGTCCCGGCCGTCGTGAGCGGCGTGATCTCGGCCTCCGCGCTCCGCAACCCCATCGCCCTTCTCCGCCGCGCCCCGAGCGACCGCGCTTGGCTTTCGGCCACGCTCCAGATGCTCGTGCCGGCCCTCAGGAACGTAACCACCCGCGTCGAGTTCGGCCCACCGCTGCGCGCCGGTGAAGGCGGCCCCGTGAGCCGCAGGACGATCGAGGAGGCCCGACGCATCATAGAACGGCTGGGGGCAAGCTAG
- the folB gene encoding dihydroneopterin aldolase, protein MNGETHDRILLEGMIFHGRHGTLAAERELGQPFVVDVELSLDLRPAGLSDDLTKTVDYGEVHGLAKQVVEGEPVGLTETVAERIANATLEEHPLVEAVRVKVKKPNVRLGDTVLDGSAVEILRRRP, encoded by the coding sequence ATGAACGGTGAGACCCACGACCGCATTCTCCTGGAAGGCATGATCTTCCACGGCCGTCACGGCACCCTGGCGGCCGAGCGCGAGCTCGGACAACCCTTCGTCGTCGACGTCGAGCTCAGCCTGGACCTCAGGCCCGCGGGCCTCTCGGACGACCTGACCAAGACCGTGGATTACGGCGAGGTCCACGGCCTCGCGAAGCAAGTGGTCGAAGGCGAGCCCGTCGGCCTCACCGAGACCGTCGCGGAGCGCATAGCGAACGCGACCCTGGAAGAGCACCCGCTCGTCGAAGCCGTGCGGGTAAAGGTAAAAAAACCGAACGTGAGGCTCGGCGACACCGTGCTAGACGGCTCGGCCGTCGAGATCCTGCGCCGCAGGCCCTGA
- a CDS encoding RibD family protein, with translation MTVSYAQTLDGRLATLDGSSQWISAPDSLCFSHELRASHDAVMVGVGTVIRDDPRLTVRLARGENPLRIVVDSSLRTPTSAAVLAGGAAKGTVLAVTGRAAVARCGEAESLGATVLRLPPGPGGGVDLGALLRRLDGLGVRSVMVEGGATLITALLREELVDRLAVCVAPKILGAGIEAVGDLGIRDLARSISLTDVTFTPRGGDLLLDGRVEYPADRDEVSRAG, from the coding sequence ATCACCGTTAGCTACGCCCAGACCCTCGACGGCCGCCTGGCGACCCTGGACGGGAGCTCGCAGTGGATCAGCGCCCCCGACTCGCTCTGCTTCTCCCACGAGCTGCGCGCCTCGCACGACGCCGTCATGGTCGGCGTGGGAACGGTGATACGGGACGACCCGCGCCTGACCGTCCGCCTGGCCCGGGGCGAGAACCCCCTCCGGATCGTCGTGGACAGCTCCCTGCGGACCCCGACGAGCGCGGCGGTTCTGGCCGGAGGCGCGGCCAAGGGAACCGTTCTGGCCGTAACCGGCCGCGCCGCAGTAGCACGCTGCGGGGAGGCGGAGTCGCTGGGAGCCACGGTCCTGCGGCTTCCCCCCGGCCCCGGTGGCGGGGTGGATCTCGGGGCGCTACTGCGCCGTCTGGACGGCCTCGGGGTACGCTCCGTGATGGTCGAGGGAGGCGCGACCCTGATAACAGCCCTCCTGCGCGAAGAGCTCGTGGATCGCCTGGCGGTCTGCGTGGCGCCGAAGATTCTCGGCGCCGGGATAGAGGCCGTCGGCGACCTCGGCATCAGGGACCTCGCGAGGTCCATCTCCCTGACGGACGTAACCTTCACGCCGCGCGGCGGGGACCTGCTCCTCGACGGGCGCGTCGAGTACCCGGCGGATCGGGATGAGGTCAGCCGCGCGGGATAG
- a CDS encoding zinc-binding dehydrogenase codes for MRSAARDSLKATALWFPARRVAQLRPETVPVPGQGEVRVRAVLSAVSHGTEMLVYRGEVPEDLSLDLPTFAGGFSFPIKHGYASAGRVLDTGPGVENLAPGDPVFVHHPHQDVFTVPADLPVRLPGDLDLSRAVFFANMETALNVVHDSPARLGETALVFGQGVVGLLVTRLLKMSGTSVLAVEPVPERRELALKMGADAVFGPDEDPKGRVFAATGGRGADVAVEASGSGAALAAAVECVAVEGTVVAASWYGKKEVGLPLGGRFHRGRVKIKSSQVGRMTPELGARWDRGRRAEAVISLLQDPLLPLDSFVSHRVPFGEAPGVYGMLDRGDVGAVQVVFDYGEA; via the coding sequence ATGAGGTCAGCCGCGCGGGATAGCCTGAAAGCGACGGCCCTCTGGTTCCCCGCCAGGCGCGTCGCACAGCTGCGCCCGGAGACCGTCCCGGTCCCCGGACAGGGCGAGGTGCGCGTCAGGGCGGTCCTCTCGGCGGTGAGCCACGGCACCGAGATGCTCGTCTACCGGGGCGAGGTTCCGGAAGACCTGTCGCTCGACCTGCCCACCTTCGCCGGGGGCTTTTCGTTCCCGATAAAGCACGGCTACGCCTCGGCCGGCCGCGTCCTGGACACGGGGCCGGGCGTCGAGAACCTCGCGCCCGGCGACCCCGTCTTCGTCCACCACCCGCACCAGGACGTCTTCACCGTTCCGGCGGACCTCCCGGTGCGCCTGCCCGGGGACCTGGATCTCTCGCGGGCCGTCTTCTTCGCGAACATGGAGACCGCCCTCAACGTGGTCCACGATTCCCCGGCGCGCCTCGGGGAGACTGCCCTGGTCTTCGGTCAGGGCGTGGTCGGGTTGCTCGTAACCCGGCTCCTCAAGATGTCCGGCACCTCTGTCCTAGCCGTCGAGCCCGTACCCGAACGCCGAGAGCTCGCCCTGAAGATGGGCGCGGACGCGGTTTTCGGGCCGGACGAGGACCCGAAGGGGCGCGTATTCGCGGCGACGGGCGGGCGCGGGGCCGACGTCGCGGTCGAGGCCAGCGGGTCGGGCGCCGCGCTGGCGGCGGCCGTGGAGTGCGTGGCGGTCGAGGGGACGGTTGTGGCGGCGTCCTGGTACGGGAAGAAGGAGGTCGGGCTCCCGTTGGGCGGACGGTTTCACCGGGGAAGGGTGAAGATAAAGTCGTCGCAGGTCGGACGGATGACCCCGGAGCTTGGGGCGCGTTGGGACCGCGGGCGGAGGGCCGAGGCCGTGATCTCGTTGCTCCAAGACCCGCTGCTCCCGCTCGATTCGTTCGTCTCCCACCGGGTACCGTTCGGGGAGGCGCCCGGCGTCTACGGGATGCTCGACCGGGGCGACGTCGGGGCCGTGCAGGTGGTCTTTGATTACGGGGAGGCTTGA
- a CDS encoding 6-pyruvoyl trahydropterin synthase family protein: protein MYEVYVAASFEAAHRLRGEHFGPAARTHGHTYRLEAVVRGENLAEDGTLFDIGVLRETVDGVAASLHYRDLDEVPGLAGKNTTAEVVAGFCWDGISPSLRGRGLASLAVRVWESPQVYAAREGALD, encoded by the coding sequence ATGTACGAGGTATACGTCGCGGCGTCTTTCGAGGCGGCCCATCGCCTCAGAGGCGAGCATTTCGGGCCCGCGGCCCGCACCCACGGCCACACGTACAGGCTGGAAGCGGTGGTGCGCGGGGAAAATCTGGCTGAAGACGGCACCCTGTTCGACATAGGTGTGCTCCGCGAGACGGTCGACGGCGTCGCCGCCTCCCTGCACTACCGGGATCTCGACGAGGTTCCGGGGCTCGCCGGCAAGAACACCACGGCCGAGGTCGTGGCGGGTTTCTGTTGGGATGGGATTTCGCCCTCCCTCCGAGGCCGCGGCCTCGCCTCGCTTGCGGTCCGCGTCTGGGAGTCGCCGCAGGTCTACGCCGCCCGCGAAGGGGCCCTCGACTGA